The stretch of DNA TTTAGATGCCTTAATTTACTTATTTCAGCCTAGAATTATCTATAAAATAACTCGTAAGATGATTATACTAATAAATAATACAAAAAGTCAAATTAAAAGCATAAAAAATATTATTATTTAATAATATGTGTTTTTTATTAAACTTTTACTCTTATGAACAACAAATAAGACAATAAAACCAACAACAACTCCAAGGATTAATTCATTAACAATAAATGGAATTGATTCAATAAAAATATGATGGATAAAATCAATATTATGAGCTAATATTCCACCACCTACAAGTATCATTGCAATAGTTCCAACAATAGATAATACATTTATAAGTCTTGGCATTAGTGCAATAAAAAAGTTTCCTATTCTTATTTTCTCTTTTTTAATAAACCAAAAACCTAAATTATCAATTCTAACAATTAAAGCTACAATTCCATAAACTCCAATAGTTGCAACAATGGCAACAACTGTTGTTGATATAATCTGCGTAATCAAAGGTTTATCTAAAACTGTTGTAAGTGCTAATATTATGATTTCAATTGAAAGAATAAAATCTGTAAAAACTGCAGATTTTATTTTTGCTTTTTCAATATCAACAATATTTTCAACTGTAGAATTTTTTAAAATCTTTTCATTTTTTTCATCTTTATCTTTTAAAAAATATTCTTCGATTTTTTCAGCACCTTCATATAAAAGATATAATCCACCAAAAACTAAAATAATAGAAATTAACCAAGGAGCAAATGCACTTAATACAAAAGCAATAGGTAAAATAATAGCTTTATTTTTTAAAGAACCTTTTGTTATTTCCCAAATTACTTTTAATTCTCGCTCCTGTTTAAAGCCAGTTGCTTTTTCAGCATTAACAGCTAAATCATCACCCAATATTGCAGCTGTTTTTTGTGTAGCTACTTTTGTACTTAATGCAATATCATCTGCTAATACAGCAATATCATCTAATAATGCGAACATTCCTGATGCCATTAATCTTACCTTTTAAAATTATATTTTTATTTTTGAAAATTCGTGATTTTTAAGTTTGATATATGTTTTATCGCAACAAAGAGAAGGGATATTTACATATATTTTATCTTTAAAATTATGTATTGAACCTTGGTGATAATGACCTTCAATTACAATATCGCTTTTATAGTTTTTCATTCTTTTTTCAACTAAAGTTTTAAAGTTTTTCATTTCATGACAAATATTCTTTTCTAAAAGAGATGAATCAATTTTTTTTGAAATAAAGTTTCCAAAATCAATCATATTTAAAAATTTTAATAAAATTGGATTTCTTATAATAAAACAATATAAATCATATTGCCAATTAATAAAATTATCACCATGTGATAATGCAATTGTTTTATCTTTATATTTTCCAATCAAGGGTTGTTCTTCTCTTTTATAAACTTTTATATTTGGAAATAGTTTTTGTAGATTATAATCATGATTCCCTTCTAAATAAACTATTTGTATGCTTAAAGATAATTTATTTAGAATATCAATTAGGATTTTGTTTTGTTTTATAAAGTATTTACTTTCACCTGATAAAAAGTCAAAGTTATCACCCATTAAGATGAGTTGATGTGTTTCAATCTTTTTAGAGTCTAGCTGCTCTAAAAAGATTAAAAATTCTCTATTTTTTAAGTTAAAATGAGAATCTGCTACAAAAATTGCATTATCTTCTAGATTAAGGAACATAGGCTATTTTTGGAATTCCTTCATTATCTTCAAAGCCACACATAATATTTGCATTTACAACAGCTTGAGATGAAGCTCCTCTTAATAAGTTATCAATTGAAGAATTTATAAATAACGCTTTTTTATTTCTAGCTACAAAAACATCACAAAAATTTGTACCTGCTGTTGATTTAATATCAACTGCACTTTTTCTAACTCTTACGAATTCATTATTTTTATATCTTTCTTCTAAAATTTCTTCAACATTCACTTCTTCTTTTAGTGTTGCATAAATAGAAATTAACATACCTCTTGTAACAGGAATTAGTTGAGGAACAAAATTAATTTGAAACTCTTTATTTTTTACTAATTTAATTTTCTCTTCAATTTCAGGCATATGTCTATGTTTAAAAGGATTATAAGCCATCATATTTTCATTTAAATTAGCAAAATGTGCTAGTTCTGTTAATTTTTTTCCAGCTCCACTTATTCCAGATTTTGCATCAATAAAAATTTGACTTCCTTCTTCTATATAATCAATAAAAGGTAATAATCCTAATAATGAAGCAGTTGGATAACATCCAGGGTTTGCAACTAAATTAGTATTTTTTATTTCATTTTTATAATATTCAGGTAATCCATAAACAGAATTAGGAATATTTTCCTTATCTTCATGAGCACAATAATGTTCTTCATAAGTATCAAGCTCAAGTCTATAATCAGCTGATAAATCTACAACTTTTATGTCTAAAGCTAATAACTCTTTTGCAAAAGACATAGATGCTTTATGAGGAAGTGCTAAAAAAGCTAAATCAGCCTTAGCAGCAACATCACTAGCACTTGCTTTTTCTACTTTAATATTTAATACACCTTTTAAACAAGGATGTAAATCTTCTACATTAATATCACCTGTTGTATTTGCAATATAAGTAATATTAAATTTTGGATGTGTTAATAATATTTTAATTAATTCTAAACCAGTGTATCCACTAGCTCCTATAATTGCTACATTCATTATATTTTTAACTCCTTATATCCTACACTTAGTATTTCAAAAGTTTTAATTCCTCCTGGAAGTGTAGCTTTAATTTCGTCGCCCTCTTCTTTTCCTAAAAGTTGTTTTGCTAAAGGTGAGTTAAATGAGATTAATCCATTATCAGCATTTGATTCAACTCCACCAACAATTGCATATTTGAATTCTTCATCTGTATCTACATCAACCAATTCAATAGTTGAACCAAAACTTACTTTTGTATGAGGAAGAGTTGTTGGATCTATGATTACAGCTTTAGAAATTATTGCACCAATTTCTGCCATTTGTATATCTATTAATGCTAATTTCTCTTTTGCCGAATGATACTCTGCATTCTCTTTTAAGTCACCTAGTTGTCTAGCTTCTTCTAATGCAATTACAGTTTCTGGTCTCTCTTTCTTTTTTAGAAACTCTAATTCGCCTGTAATTTTTTCGTATCCGATATTTGTCATGGGTTCTTTATCCATCAATATCTCCTATCTTTAATTTATGTTATAATAGCGAAAATTTTTAAAAGAGTAGTTTATATGAAATATGATAGAACAAAAAAGCTATTTGGTGATGAAACTTTTAATAAATTCCAAAATACAAAACTAATTTTATTAGGTGTAGGTGGAGTTGGAAGTTTTGCACTAGATGCACTTTATAATACAGGAATTACAGATATCACAATTGTAGATTTTGATACCTATGAAGATTCAAATATGAATAGACAATTAGGAAGTGTTGGGAATATTGGAAGAGTTAAAGTTGATGTAATGAAAGAAAGATACCCAGAAGTAATTGCAATTAATGAAAAAATCACACCTGAATGGATTGATGACTTTGATTTTTCTTCTTATGATTATATTTTAGATGCAATTGATGATATAAAACCAAAAGTTCATTTGATTCAAAGACATTATAAAAAAATTATTACAACAAGTGGCGGAGCAAAAAGAATAGATCCTAGTAAGATTGAATATAAATCAATTTGGGATACTTATAATGATCCATTTATAAGAAAAATAAGAACTGAATTAAAGCAAAAAGGTTTTAAGAAAAAGTTTAAAGTAATTTTTTCATCTGAAAA from Poseidonibacter antarcticus encodes:
- the greA gene encoding transcription elongation factor GreA; the protein is MDKEPMTNIGYEKITGELEFLKKKERPETVIALEEARQLGDLKENAEYHSAKEKLALIDIQMAEIGAIISKAVIIDPTTLPHTKVSFGSTIELVDVDTDEEFKYAIVGGVESNADNGLISFNSPLAKQLLGKEEGDEIKATLPGGIKTFEILSVGYKELKI
- a CDS encoding UDP-2,3-diacylglucosamine diphosphatase, with protein sequence MFLNLEDNAIFVADSHFNLKNREFLIFLEQLDSKKIETHQLILMGDNFDFLSGESKYFIKQNKILIDILNKLSLSIQIVYLEGNHDYNLQKLFPNIKVYKREEQPLIGKYKDKTIALSHGDNFINWQYDLYCFIIRNPILLKFLNMIDFGNFISKKIDSSLLEKNICHEMKNFKTLVEKRMKNYKSDIVIEGHYHQGSIHNFKDKIYVNIPSLCCDKTYIKLKNHEFSKIKI
- the argC gene encoding N-acetyl-gamma-glutamyl-phosphate reductase; translated protein: MNVAIIGASGYTGLELIKILLTHPKFNITYIANTTGDINVEDLHPCLKGVLNIKVEKASASDVAAKADLAFLALPHKASMSFAKELLALDIKVVDLSADYRLELDTYEEHYCAHEDKENIPNSVYGLPEYYKNEIKNTNLVANPGCYPTASLLGLLPFIDYIEEGSQIFIDAKSGISGAGKKLTELAHFANLNENMMAYNPFKHRHMPEIEEKIKLVKNKEFQINFVPQLIPVTRGMLISIYATLKEEVNVEEILEERYKNNEFVRVRKSAVDIKSTAGTNFCDVFVARNKKALFINSSIDNLLRGASSQAVVNANIMCGFEDNEGIPKIAYVP
- a CDS encoding tRNA threonylcarbamoyladenosine dehydratase; the encoded protein is MKYDRTKKLFGDETFNKFQNTKLILLGVGGVGSFALDALYNTGITDITIVDFDTYEDSNMNRQLGSVGNIGRVKVDVMKERYPEVIAINEKITPEWIDDFDFSSYDYILDAIDDIKPKVHLIQRHYKKIITTSGGAKRIDPSKIEYKSIWDTYNDPFIRKIRTELKQKGFKKKFKVIFSSENPMCIEKGSFEGVTGSFGLMMASVTIQKIVNKLKK
- a CDS encoding DUF808 domain-containing protein, encoding MASGMFALLDDIAVLADDIALSTKVATQKTAAILGDDLAVNAEKATGFKQERELKVIWEITKGSLKNKAIILPIAFVLSAFAPWLISIILVFGGLYLLYEGAEKIEEYFLKDKDEKNEKILKNSTVENIVDIEKAKIKSAVFTDFILSIEIIILALTTVLDKPLITQIISTTVVAIVATIGVYGIVALIVRIDNLGFWFIKKEKIRIGNFFIALMPRLINVLSIVGTIAMILVGGGILAHNIDFIHHIFIESIPFIVNELILGVVVGFIVLFVVHKSKSLIKNTYY